The Lactuca sativa cultivar Salinas chromosome 2, Lsat_Salinas_v11, whole genome shotgun sequence genome includes a window with the following:
- the LOC111883791 gene encoding uncharacterized protein LOC111883791 — protein sequence MVSPSGFTGRHPTISPAMVVMPKNLQKSSNPKPSQADSGFRFIDIMLSLGCKLHPGFTSYLDYKYELPHRHCTGRQSVSSVQKCTAAMRMLAYGVAADVVDEYLCIAETTTIKCVKKFVKAIISVFGDEYLRRPTVEYLQRLLHLGHERGFLGMLGSIDCMHWEWKNCPVPWHGQYARGDHESPTIMLEAVASQDLWIWHAFFGLPGTLNDINVLDL from the exons ATGGTTTCCCCATCTGGTTTCACCGGTCGCCACCCCACCATCTCACCTGCGATGGTCGTTATGCCCAAAAACCTGCAGAAATCCAGCAACCCCAAACCCTCTCAAGCCGATTCCG GTTTCAGATTTATTGATATAATGTTGTCTTTGGGTTGTAAATTACATCCTGGATTCACATCATATCTCGATTATAAGTACGAGCTTCCACATCG ACATTGCACGGGTAGACAAAGTGTATCATCTGTTCAGAAATGCACCGCCGCGATGCGTATGTTAGCGTATGGTGTAGCTGCAGATGTCGTTGATGAATATCTATGTATTGCAGAAACCACCACAATAAAATGTGTCAAGAAATTTGTAAAAGCTATCATTAGTGTGTTTGGGGACGAGTACTTGCGAAGACCAACTGTTGAATACCTTCAACGGTTACTTCATCTTGGACACGAACGAGGGTTTCTAGGTATGTTAGGTAGTATTGATTGTATGCATTGGGAATGGAAAAATTGTCCAGTTCCATGGCATGGGCAATATGCTAGAGGAGATCATGAAAGTCCAACAATAATGTTAGAAGCTGTTGCATCACAAGATTTGTGGATATGGCATGCTTTCTTTGGTCTTCCAGGTACATTAAATGACATCAATGTGTTAGacctgtaa